Proteins encoded by one window of Monoglobus pectinilyticus:
- a CDS encoding glycoside hydrolase family 3 protein, with protein sequence MLKKIDFDQGLNNINLIKTSHASQKAAAEGIVLLKNENGVLPLKSGTKISVFGRSQLDYNTGGTGSGGSVNVLYVADILNSLRKKLKIKVNEELAAVYEEWIKNNPISTGLGVWAARPHFQKEMTVTSEIAAKAAEHSETALIIIGRTAGEEQDNFNGEGSYRLTQQEHLMLKNVTDVFDKTVVLLNTSNIIDMKWVDEYDIDSVLYIWQGGQEGGEAVADILCGDKCPSGRLTDTIANNYTDYPSSENFGSKEENLYREDIYVGYRYFETFAKDRVKYPFGFGLSYTDFKITCADFRIENDIVKFETAVKNVGKVSGKEVVQVYFTPPEGKINKPKIQLAAFYKTKTLLPGESHKKTVSFPMSRMSSFDDSGHTGADNRFCYCLEKGEYKVLIGKNVRDPEFCTFSFKLNETKIVKKCVSALAPHQKFTCMKGKPGGGYDYVNVPQREYDIRKRIEDNLPDRVELTIDKGYKLADVKNGKVSMDKFIGQLTIEDLACLVRGEGMGSKRVRPGTGCAFGGVSSRLLDFGIPVAAGTDGPSGLRFDNGDAASLVPIGTMLACTWNTPLVREVYKCIGGEMLANDIDLLLGPGMNIHRNPLCGRNFEYYSEDPYISGVMAGAAINGLSDKGVMGTLKHLAANNQETKRKRVNSVVSERAVREIYLKGLEYALEYSKPTAIMTSYNPLNGQWCGSNYDLTTTIIRNEFGYSGVIMTDWWASMNEIGSHVATKENTAAMLRSGTDIYMVVNDPEHNSGKDNTIRAIGSGDLTLGELQKAAKNICGLLINLPCMERESIVQRGRGALSRIKKKLIWWKC encoded by the coding sequence ATGCTGAAAAAAATTGATTTTGACCAAGGATTAAATAATATAAATCTTATAAAGACGTCGCATGCGTCACAAAAAGCAGCTGCGGAGGGAATTGTTCTTCTTAAAAATGAAAATGGCGTGCTGCCTTTAAAATCCGGAACGAAAATATCGGTTTTCGGCAGGAGCCAGCTGGATTATAACACCGGCGGAACCGGCTCGGGCGGAAGCGTTAATGTTTTATATGTGGCTGACATATTAAACAGTCTGAGAAAAAAACTGAAAATAAAGGTAAACGAAGAGTTGGCGGCTGTGTATGAAGAATGGATAAAAAATAATCCTATTTCAACAGGCCTGGGCGTGTGGGCCGCGAGACCTCATTTTCAGAAAGAGATGACAGTGACGAGTGAAATTGCCGCTAAGGCAGCAGAGCATTCTGAGACTGCTTTAATCATTATCGGCAGAACAGCAGGAGAAGAGCAGGACAATTTTAACGGCGAAGGCAGTTACCGCCTTACCCAGCAGGAGCATTTAATGCTGAAAAACGTCACTGATGTCTTTGATAAGACAGTTGTTTTGCTTAACACGTCAAATATAATCGATATGAAATGGGTTGACGAGTATGATATCGACAGCGTTCTGTATATCTGGCAGGGCGGACAGGAGGGCGGTGAAGCCGTTGCTGATATACTCTGCGGTGATAAGTGCCCCAGCGGCAGACTGACTGATACAATAGCGAATAATTATACCGATTATCCGTCGTCTGAGAATTTTGGCAGCAAGGAAGAAAATCTGTATAGAGAGGATATTTATGTTGGTTACAGATATTTTGAAACCTTTGCAAAGGATAGGGTAAAGTATCCGTTTGGTTTTGGATTGTCGTATACGGATTTTAAGATAACCTGCGCTGATTTCAGAATTGAAAACGATATAGTAAAGTTTGAGACGGCAGTAAAAAACGTTGGCAAAGTTTCGGGCAAGGAGGTTGTTCAGGTTTATTTTACTCCGCCCGAAGGGAAAATCAATAAGCCCAAAATACAGCTGGCGGCGTTTTATAAGACAAAAACACTGCTGCCCGGAGAAAGTCATAAAAAGACGGTTTCGTTTCCTATGAGCCGTATGTCTTCATTTGATGATTCAGGACATACAGGGGCGGACAATAGGTTCTGCTATTGTCTGGAAAAGGGCGAGTATAAGGTTCTGATAGGTAAAAATGTCAGAGACCCGGAGTTCTGCACTTTTTCTTTTAAGCTTAATGAAACTAAGATAGTTAAAAAATGTGTTTCAGCACTGGCTCCGCACCAAAAGTTTACATGTATGAAGGGAAAGCCCGGAGGCGGGTACGACTATGTAAACGTACCGCAAAGAGAATATGATATCAGAAAAAGGATAGAGGACAACCTTCCTGACAGAGTTGAACTCACTATTGATAAGGGATATAAACTTGCGGATGTTAAGAATGGAAAAGTGAGCATGGATAAGTTTATAGGTCAGCTCACTATTGAGGATTTGGCTTGTTTAGTCCGCGGCGAGGGAATGGGAAGCAAGAGAGTAAGACCCGGGACGGGATGTGCGTTTGGCGGCGTTTCAAGCAGGCTTTTGGATTTTGGAATTCCGGTGGCCGCCGGAACCGACGGACCGTCCGGACTCAGGTTCGACAATGGTGACGCGGCGTCGCTGGTTCCGATAGGAACAATGCTTGCGTGTACCTGGAACACACCGCTGGTTAGAGAGGTTTATAAATGTATTGGCGGCGAGATGCTGGCAAATGATATTGACCTGTTGCTAGGGCCGGGTATGAATATCCACAGAAACCCGCTGTGCGGAAGGAACTTTGAATATTATTCCGAAGACCCATATATAAGCGGAGTTATGGCGGGGGCGGCAATAAATGGTCTGAGTGATAAGGGCGTTATGGGAACGCTGAAACATTTGGCGGCAAACAATCAGGAGACAAAGAGGAAGCGTGTTAATTCCGTAGTCTCTGAGAGAGCGGTAAGGGAAATATATTTAAAAGGGTTGGAATATGCCTTAGAATACTCAAAGCCTACGGCTATAATGACGTCTTATAATCCGTTGAACGGGCAGTGGTGCGGCTCGAATTACGATTTAACCACTACAATAATAAGAAACGAGTTTGGATATAGCGGAGTAATAATGACTGACTGGTGGGCAAGCATGAATGAGATTGGCAGTCATGTGGCGACAAAGGAAAATACAGCCGCAATGCTCAGGTCAGGCACCGATATTTATATGGTAGTTAACGATCCGGAGCATAACAGCGGAAAGGACAATACCATTAGGGCTATAGGCTCCGGCGATTTGACCTTGGGAGAACTCCAAAAAGCGGCCAAGAATATCTGCGGACTGCTTATCAACCTGCCCTGCATGGAAAGAGAATCCATAGTTCAAAGGGGACGCGGAGCTTTAAGCAGAATAAAGAAAAAATTAATTTGGTGGAAGTGTTAG
- a CDS encoding leucine-rich repeat protein — translation MKKIMAVCLSLILCFSVIPVSIFAAETSGVFSSGVSWEYDSGSQTLSISGNGDIDDFKDLVSIPWKSYSKEIKNINISEGVTGIGDYALSWCENVTSIVLPSTVARIGVDAFGWCSNLKNITLSDNLKTIDSEAFAWCKSLETIEIPANVNDIDSKAFLWCYSLESITVNSSNNKYKSFDGVLFDTEENSLVSYPPGKGNAEYTVPENIAEIEESAFMDNKILTGITIGNIKEIGDKAFFGCEKLYDINILGVEEVGELAFYRCSSMVKIILPENTRAVGKNAFKNCTNLELAAFYGNDTKFDKDVFEGASQAAIAGNEHSSVMKYANNNEIPFYQIVNVIYGGNNVNFDPMAFVVNNSTTLVPMRAVFEMLGADVDWDETSSTAIASKDGITISIQIGSSILYRNGEAITLSEAGRLTADKTYVPLRAVSEAFGNDVQWDGETAAVIIN, via the coding sequence ATGAAAAAGATTATGGCAGTATGCTTAAGTTTAATTTTATGTTTCTCTGTGATTCCGGTTTCAATTTTTGCGGCTGAAACATCAGGGGTTTTCAGCTCAGGCGTTAGCTGGGAATATGACTCCGGCAGTCAGACTTTGTCAATTTCGGGAAACGGTGATATTGATGATTTTAAAGATTTAGTTTCAATACCATGGAAGTCATATTCTAAAGAGATTAAGAATATCAATATATCAGAAGGTGTTACCGGGATTGGCGATTATGCTTTAAGCTGGTGTGAAAACGTGACTTCAATTGTGCTTCCGAGTACGGTTGCCAGAATAGGTGTTGACGCATTCGGCTGGTGCTCTAATCTAAAGAATATAACCTTGTCTGATAATCTTAAGACAATTGATTCTGAGGCTTTTGCCTGGTGTAAATCTTTGGAAACAATTGAGATTCCGGCAAATGTTAACGATATAGACAGCAAAGCTTTTCTTTGGTGCTATTCATTAGAATCTATAACTGTTAATTCTTCAAATAATAAATATAAGTCGTTTGACGGCGTGCTGTTTGATACAGAAGAAAACAGTTTGGTTTCATATCCGCCCGGAAAGGGAAACGCTGAATATACTGTTCCTGAAAATATTGCAGAAATTGAAGAATCCGCTTTTATGGATAATAAAATTTTGACAGGAATAACTATAGGAAATATAAAGGAAATAGGGGATAAAGCGTTTTTTGGCTGTGAGAAGCTCTACGATATAAATATTTTAGGGGTGGAAGAAGTAGGAGAGCTCGCCTTTTATAGATGTTCGTCTATGGTTAAAATAATTCTGCCCGAAAATACAAGAGCAGTAGGTAAAAATGCTTTTAAAAACTGCACTAATCTAGAACTTGCGGCATTTTACGGCAATGATACAAAGTTTGATAAAGACGTTTTTGAAGGAGCTTCACAGGCGGCGATAGCCGGGAATGAACATTCTTCTGTAATGAAATATGCTAATAACAATGAAATCCCGTTTTATCAAATTGTTAATGTAATATACGGCGGAAATAACGTTAATTTTGACCCTATGGCTTTTGTTGTGAATAATTCAACCACCTTGGTTCCTATGAGAGCGGTGTTTGAAATGCTGGGCGCTGATGTAGACTGGGATGAAACCAGCAGCACTGCGATTGCTTCAAAAGATGGAATAACTATTTCAATTCAGATTGGAAGCAGCATTCTTTACAGAAATGGTGAGGCCATTACCCTGAGCGAAGCAGGGAGGTTGACAGCAGACAAAACCTATGTTCCGCTCAGAGCAGTTTCCGAAGCTTTTGGAAACGATGTTCAATGGGACGGCGAAACCGCCGCAGTTATAATAAATTAA
- a CDS encoding barstar family protein, whose amino-acid sequence MKEIVIDCGPIQNKKTMHKCLAERLNAPDYYGNNFDALSDVLSDIGGSERVMIVFKNMSDFLNDNKKLCAKLIRVLAEAEEENEYLSVWFDVK is encoded by the coding sequence ATGAAAGAAATAGTAATCGACTGCGGACCAATACAGAATAAAAAAACTATGCACAAGTGTTTGGCGGAGAGGCTGAACGCGCCTGATTATTATGGAAATAATTTTGACGCCTTGAGCGATGTTCTATCCGATATAGGCGGCAGTGAAAGAGTTATGATTGTTTTTAAAAATATGTCGGATTTTTTAAATGATAATAAAAAACTATGCGCAAAATTAATTCGTGTTTTAGCAGAAGCGGAAGAAGAAAATGAATATTTGTCCGTATGGTTTGATGTTAAATAG